In a genomic window of Gloeothece verrucosa PCC 7822:
- a CDS encoding serine protease — protein MFKLSLPMFTWLLLIPVLNSQTQGIKIWQINGRFNNFIASNQETSVSVSNYTGFLADINQKAQQITVKIELSNNDNGSGVIIARNGQTYYILTASHVVQNSQETYQILTPDGEKYPVNNQTIKILEGIDMAVLAFTSPKTYTVAKLGNYDLGLEKINDLKQLKKGWIFVSGFPGNTNPPTVKGKYYLSSGRIWHKDVASFTTNDQYSSEMGNDLVYTAISYPGMSGGAVLDSEGRVIGINTGIEGNLGQSLGVSITTLMGVVSKTQIQPSWLTVESSNPPELTNDQVEQIRHQLFTLQAPLAEANADDWLNYCNALWRSSQYNEAIKACDKAIEKQPKSANAYYLKGLLFLYQFQYPEAIINFKKATQFDPKFHQAWRQQGFCFLMLEQYPDASTAYQQAIKYAPGEFVYYIEQAGVLKRLKNYALALEAYKEALKIKQHPWTYNNRGLLYSDLQKYKLALSDYNKAIALNPLLEQAYYNRGVLYSQLKKYELALSDYDKAIQLNPEDTQVYYNRGNLYKTLKEYDKALFDYNKAIEFNSEDAQAYNNRAVVYKELKEYKKALSDYNKAIEINPDDARTYYNRGILYKELEEYELALSDYSKAIEINPQLAFAYANRGILYAQTGNKKQAISDLQIAADLFRQQGNVTDYQNIRQILQQLSE, from the coding sequence GTTACCTATGTTTACTTGGCTCTTACTCATCCCGGTGTTAAATTCTCAAACTCAGGGTATAAAAATTTGGCAAATCAATGGTAGATTCAATAATTTTATTGCTAGTAATCAAGAAACGTCAGTATCGGTTTCCAATTATACAGGATTTCTTGCTGATATTAACCAAAAAGCTCAACAAATAACGGTTAAAATCGAGCTAAGTAATAACGATAACGGTTCAGGAGTAATTATTGCCCGAAACGGACAGACTTATTATATATTAACTGCCTCTCATGTAGTACAAAACTCCCAAGAAACTTATCAAATACTTACTCCAGATGGCGAAAAATATCCCGTTAATAATCAAACGATTAAAATTTTAGAAGGCATAGATATGGCCGTATTAGCATTTACCAGCCCCAAAACTTATACAGTCGCCAAATTAGGAAACTATGACTTAGGGTTAGAAAAAATTAATGATTTAAAGCAACTTAAAAAAGGATGGATTTTCGTGAGTGGGTTTCCCGGAAATACTAATCCTCCCACCGTTAAAGGAAAATATTATTTAAGTAGCGGCAGAATTTGGCATAAAGATGTAGCCTCTTTTACTACTAATGATCAATATTCTTCTGAAATGGGAAATGATTTAGTTTATACAGCCATTTCTTATCCAGGAATGAGCGGAGGAGCCGTGTTAGATTCCGAAGGAAGAGTAATAGGAATTAATACAGGCATAGAAGGAAATCTTGGTCAAAGCTTAGGCGTTTCTATTACAACTTTAATGGGAGTAGTATCTAAAACGCAAATACAGCCAAGTTGGTTAACAGTAGAAAGCTCAAACCCGCCTGAGTTAACGAATGATCAAGTTGAGCAAATCCGCCATCAATTATTTACTTTACAAGCTCCTCTGGCTGAGGCAAATGCTGATGATTGGCTGAATTATTGTAATGCTCTTTGGCGATCTTCCCAATATAATGAAGCGATAAAAGCTTGTGATAAAGCCATTGAAAAACAACCAAAAAGTGCTAATGCTTATTATCTAAAAGGCTTATTATTTTTATATCAGTTTCAATATCCTGAAGCGATTATTAACTTTAAAAAAGCTACTCAATTTGACCCAAAATTCCATCAAGCTTGGCGACAACAAGGTTTTTGTTTTTTGATGTTAGAACAATATCCGGATGCAAGCACCGCTTATCAGCAAGCCATTAAATATGCTCCTGGAGAGTTTGTTTATTATATTGAACAGGCAGGTGTTTTGAAGCGGCTTAAAAACTATGCTCTGGCACTGGAAGCTTACAAAGAAGCCTTAAAGATTAAACAACATCCTTGGACTTACAATAATCGAGGTTTGCTTTATTCGGATTTACAAAAGTATAAATTAGCTTTATCTGATTATAATAAAGCAATTGCTCTTAACCCCTTGTTAGAACAAGCCTATTATAACCGAGGTGTTCTCTATTCTCAATTAAAAAAATATGAATTAGCCCTGTCAGATTATGATAAAGCTATTCAACTTAATCCCGAAGATACTCAAGTTTATTACAATCGAGGCAATCTCTATAAAACTTTAAAAGAGTACGATAAAGCACTTTTTGATTATAACAAAGCCATTGAATTTAATTCCGAGGATGCACAAGCTTACAACAACCGAGCCGTTGTTTATAAAGAATTAAAAGAGTATAAAAAAGCATTGTCTGATTATAATAAAGCGATTGAAATTAACCCCGATGATGCAAGAACCTACTACAATCGGGGCATTCTCTACAAAGAATTAGAAGAATATGAATTAGCACTGTCTGATTATAGTAAAGCGATTGAAATTAACCCACAGTTAGCATTCGCCTACGCTAACCGAGGGATTCTCTACGCCCAGACGGGGAATAAAAAACAAGCTATCTCTGATTTACAAATTGCTGCCGACTTATTCCGTCAACAAGGAAATGTCACAGATTATCAAAATATTAGGCAAATTTTGCAACAATTATCTGAATAA
- a CDS encoding MgtC/SapB family protein, protein MNDWTQITIKLFTATLLGGLLGLNRELTGKYGGFKTNAIVALASSSFVILTSIFEPSEVPRVITGVIQGVGFIGGGLIFKENRTTRGLTGAAEIWLSSALGLACGVGLWPLAVLSLIFALIVLIGGKFLFNKLKNRENR, encoded by the coding sequence ATGAATGACTGGACACAAATAACTATTAAACTTTTTACGGCGACCTTGTTAGGAGGGCTTCTTGGATTAAATAGAGAACTTACAGGAAAATATGGCGGCTTTAAAACTAATGCAATAGTAGCTTTAGCCTCTAGTTCTTTTGTGATTTTAACTTCTATTTTTGAGCCATCTGAAGTGCCGCGAGTTATTACCGGAGTGATACAAGGAGTAGGCTTTATTGGTGGCGGCTTGATTTTTAAGGAAAATCGTACAACACGCGGCTTAACAGGTGCAGCCGAAATTTGGTTATCTTCTGCTCTTGGATTAGCTTGTGGTGTGGGATTGTGGCCATTAGCTGTTTTAAGTTTAATCTTCGCCCTAATAGTTTTAATTGGGGGTAAATTCTTATTCAATAAACTAAAAAATCGAGAAAACAGATAA